A single window of Paenibacillus sp. FSL H8-0537 DNA harbors:
- a CDS encoding alpha-glucosidase/alpha-galactosidase, giving the protein MAKITFLGAGSTVFVKNVLGDVMLTEALQGFELALFDIDGGRLRESELLLLNMKESLGSSCVIKAYTDRKEALRGAKYVVNAIQVGGYDPCTITDFEIPKKYGLRQTIADTVGIGGIFRNLRTIPVVLDFAADIQEVCPDALFLNYTNPMAVLTNVLISQGGLQAVGLCHSVQICVPHLFEHLGIDTAGVKTKIAGINHMAWLLEATKDGVDLYPEIKRRAAEKQAEKHHDMVRYELMLKFGYYVTESSEHNAEYHPYFIKKSYPELIERYNIPLDEYPRRCIEQIKGWEERRDSMLGNKKIEHTRSHEYASHIMEAIETNHSYKIAGNVMNTGLITNLPKEACVEVPCLVDRSGITPTYVGDLPPQLAALNRTNINTQLLTIEAAKTLKREHIYHAALLDPHTSAELSMDDIVSLCDELIEAHGSWLPAYR; this is encoded by the coding sequence TTGGCGAAAATAACGTTCCTTGGTGCGGGCAGCACTGTTTTTGTGAAAAATGTATTGGGTGATGTCATGCTTACAGAAGCACTGCAAGGCTTCGAGCTAGCTTTGTTTGATATTGATGGCGGAAGGCTGCGTGAATCTGAGCTGCTGCTGCTGAATATGAAGGAGTCGCTCGGAAGCAGCTGCGTCATTAAAGCATATACCGACCGCAAGGAGGCGCTTCGCGGCGCTAAATATGTCGTCAATGCCATTCAGGTTGGCGGTTACGATCCTTGTACGATAACCGATTTCGAAATTCCGAAAAAATACGGCTTGCGCCAAACCATTGCCGATACGGTCGGCATCGGCGGCATTTTCCGCAACCTCCGTACCATTCCGGTCGTCCTTGATTTTGCAGCAGATATTCAGGAGGTTTGTCCAGACGCTCTGTTCCTCAACTACACCAACCCAATGGCCGTGCTGACGAATGTGCTCATTTCGCAAGGCGGCTTGCAGGCTGTAGGACTCTGTCACAGCGTACAAATTTGTGTACCGCACCTATTCGAGCATCTGGGCATCGATACGGCAGGTGTCAAAACAAAGATCGCTGGCATTAACCATATGGCGTGGCTGCTGGAAGCAACAAAGGACGGTGTAGATTTATACCCGGAAATTAAACGGCGCGCGGCGGAAAAGCAAGCGGAGAAGCACCATGATATGGTGCGCTACGAGCTCATGCTGAAGTTCGGCTATTATGTTACCGAATCTTCCGAGCATAATGCTGAATACCATCCATACTTCATTAAAAAGAGCTATCCGGAGCTCATTGAACGCTACAATATTCCTCTAGATGAGTACCCGCGCCGCTGTATTGAGCAAATTAAAGGCTGGGAGGAAAGACGGGATTCGATGCTCGGCAATAAGAAGATTGAGCATACGCGCAGCCATGAATATGCCTCGCATATTATGGAAGCGATCGAGACCAACCATTCTTATAAAATCGCCGGGAACGTTATGAATACGGGCCTTATTACAAACTTGCCGAAGGAAGCCTGCGTCGAGGTGCCTTGCTTGGTTGACCGCTCTGGCATAACGCCAACCTACGTCGGTGACCTTCCGCCGCAGCTGGCTGCGTTAAACCGCACAAATATCAATACCCAGCTGCTCACGATTGAAGCTGCCAAAACATTGAAGCGCGAGCATATTTATCACGCCGCTCTGCTGGACCCGCATACGTCAGCGGAATTGTCGATGGATGACATTGTCTCGCTTTGCGACGAATTGATTGAAGCGCATGGCAGCTGGCTCCCAGCATACCGTTAA
- a CDS encoding toxic anion resistance protein, which translates to MSFTMEVVSEEKLKSVIEEQVKPEPEEVTQLRELATSNVSSILELDLDSLEKRKAILQSIDQFGIQSMRSSSEKNSLLQVAVGNLSQTGDEGGQVAKDLTELHIQLKDLDPSVVDFAKSGVLGMFFNPLRRYFAKYQKADTVISGIILSLDKGSTILKNDNTTLELEQHALRELTKKLQKEIQLGMLMDEGIEAQIAAAEARQESEDKIRFITEEVLFPLRQRVMDLQQMLVVNQQGIMAIEVVMRNNKELIRGVDRARNVTVSALKISVTVASALYNQRIVLQKIELLNQTTDSLISGTSKMLKNQGAAIQKQSMEANISVDTLKTAFADVLSAMDSISTYKQEALPKMRQTIQQFRELADTGEVQIQRLEKGQKLGL; encoded by the coding sequence ATGTCATTTACGATGGAAGTGGTCAGTGAGGAGAAGCTGAAATCGGTCATTGAAGAGCAGGTGAAGCCTGAGCCTGAGGAGGTCACTCAGCTGCGGGAGCTGGCGACGAGCAATGTATCGTCGATTTTGGAGCTGGATCTGGATTCGCTCGAAAAGCGGAAAGCGATTTTGCAATCGATTGACCAGTTTGGCATTCAGTCGATGAGGTCTTCCTCGGAGAAAAATTCGCTGCTGCAGGTGGCGGTCGGCAATTTGTCTCAAACGGGCGATGAAGGCGGCCAAGTGGCGAAAGATTTGACGGAGCTGCACATCCAGCTCAAGGATTTGGACCCGAGCGTCGTCGATTTTGCCAAAAGCGGCGTACTAGGCATGTTTTTTAATCCGTTACGTCGTTATTTTGCCAAATACCAGAAGGCGGATACGGTCATTTCGGGCATCATTTTATCGCTGGACAAAGGCAGTACGATACTTAAAAATGACAACACCACGCTGGAACTGGAACAGCACGCGCTTCGCGAGCTGACGAAAAAGCTGCAAAAGGAAATTCAGCTCGGCATGCTGATGGATGAAGGCATTGAAGCCCAGATAGCAGCCGCCGAGGCGCGTCAGGAGTCGGAGGATAAAATCCGCTTCATAACGGAAGAGGTGCTGTTCCCGCTCCGCCAGCGCGTCATGGATTTGCAGCAAATGCTCGTCGTGAACCAGCAGGGCATTATGGCGATTGAGGTTGTGATGCGCAACAACAAGGAGCTGATCCGCGGGGTGGACAGAGCGAGGAACGTCACCGTTTCGGCGCTGAAAATCTCCGTTACTGTAGCAAGTGCGCTCTACAATCAACGAATCGTCCTGCAAAAAATCGAGCTGCTGAATCAGACGACCGACAGCCTGATCAGCGGCACCTCCAAAATGCTGAAAAATCAAGGCGCCGCGATTCAAAAGCAGTCGATGGAAGCAAACATCTCCGTCGATACGCTCAAGACGGCTTTCGCCGATGTGCTTTCGGCGATGGACTCCATCAGCACCTACAAGCAGGAGGCGCTGCCTAAAATGCGCCAAACGATCCAGCAGTTCAGAGAGCTGGCGGATACCGGCGAGGTGCAAATTCAGCGGCTGGAGAAGGGGCAGAAGCTGGGACTATAG
- a CDS encoding VWA domain-containing protein, which translates to MASKGKAFVVLALIAIVVFALVYFGISLTSNIGKTDTQISSEDAGKQLNKLYQGISVTTAEPVKGKIDLDPADVGDSLPDISKFPVSVENTTDQFIEIFSSTEKSGTDMDGWLNEVATAFNQANIKVNGKTASVKIRNIASGTAADYIRSGKYVPDAFTPSNELWGEMVAASGVQTKLVSKRLVGNVAGIVSTQAKYDELIAEYGSLNVKTLTDAIASNQVAMGYTDPFASSTGLNFLVTSLATFDSQEMLGEKAVQGFEKFQANVPFLASTTLQMREAAKTGMLDAFVLEYQTYVNAADFQSGYVFTPFGVRHDSPLYALGKLPKDKQEIIQKFADFVTQDKYQKAAVEKGFNGLEDYKSEMEAVNGKTLAAAQKLWKEKKDGSKPIAAVFVADISGSMGGEPLNRLKESLLKGQKFLGRSNSIGFVSYSSDVAINLPIGKYDTNQQSMFVGAINSLQASGGTATFDGIVVALKMLQDELAVNPDVKPIIFVLSDGETNEGHSLKDIKGLIETYKVPIYTIGYNANIKALQSISSINEAASINADTDDVVYKIGNLLNVQM; encoded by the coding sequence ATGGCGAGTAAAGGAAAAGCTTTTGTTGTCTTGGCACTTATTGCGATTGTCGTTTTTGCTCTCGTTTATTTTGGGATTAGCTTGACCTCGAACATAGGTAAGACAGATACGCAGATTTCGTCGGAGGATGCGGGCAAGCAGCTAAATAAGCTGTATCAAGGCATTTCAGTTACGACTGCGGAGCCGGTTAAAGGAAAGATCGATCTTGATCCTGCCGATGTCGGCGACTCCTTGCCGGATATTTCGAAGTTCCCCGTATCGGTTGAAAATACGACCGATCAATTCATTGAAATTTTTTCCTCTACCGAGAAATCGGGAACGGATATGGATGGCTGGCTGAACGAGGTAGCCACCGCTTTTAATCAAGCGAATATTAAAGTGAACGGGAAGACGGCTTCGGTCAAAATCCGCAATATTGCCTCAGGCACCGCAGCGGATTATATCCGTTCAGGCAAATATGTGCCCGATGCGTTCACGCCATCCAACGAGCTGTGGGGCGAGATGGTCGCAGCGAGTGGCGTTCAAACGAAGCTCGTATCCAAACGACTTGTGGGCAATGTAGCGGGAATCGTCTCCACTCAAGCGAAATATGATGAATTGATTGCCGAATATGGCTCCCTCAATGTGAAGACGCTCACCGATGCGATTGCAAGCAATCAGGTAGCGATGGGCTATACCGACCCTTTTGCCAGCTCAACGGGCCTCAACTTTTTAGTGACGTCCCTCGCGACGTTTGACAGCCAAGAGATGCTGGGCGAGAAGGCGGTGCAGGGCTTTGAGAAATTCCAGGCCAATGTGCCATTCCTTGCCTCCACTACGCTGCAAATGCGTGAGGCTGCCAAGACGGGGATGCTGGATGCTTTTGTACTGGAGTATCAAACCTATGTGAACGCGGCGGATTTCCAGAGCGGCTACGTGTTTACGCCGTTCGGCGTGAGGCATGACAGCCCGCTTTATGCGCTCGGCAAGCTGCCGAAGGATAAGCAGGAAATTATCCAGAAGTTCGCCGACTTTGTTACGCAGGATAAATACCAGAAGGCTGCTGTGGAAAAAGGCTTTAATGGCCTTGAGGACTACAAGTCCGAGATGGAAGCTGTGAACGGAAAGACGCTTGCCGCCGCGCAGAAGCTTTGGAAGGAAAAGAAGGATGGCAGCAAGCCGATTGCCGCTGTTTTTGTAGCCGATATTTCGGGCAGCATGGGCGGGGAGCCGCTTAATCGATTGAAGGAATCGCTGCTCAAGGGGCAGAAGTTTTTGGGCAGGAGCAACAGCATCGGATTCGTCTCGTACTCCAGCGACGTTGCGATTAACTTGCCAATTGGGAAATATGACACTAACCAGCAATCGATGTTTGTGGGCGCGATTAACAGCTTGCAGGCAAGCGGAGGGACGGCCACCTTTGACGGCATCGTAGTCGCCCTGAAAATGCTGCAGGATGAGCTCGCCGTCAATCCGGATGTGAAGCCGATCATTTTTGTGCTAAGCGATGGGGAGACGAATGAAGGGCATTCGCTCAAGGATATTAAAGGTCTCATAGAAACGTACAAGGTGCCGATTTATACGATTGGCTACAATGCAAATATCAAGGCGCTGCAAAGCATTTCGAGCATTAACGAGGCGGCAAGCATCAACGCCGATACCGACGATGTCGTTTATAAAATTGGAAACCTGCTGAACGTTCAAATGTAA
- a CDS encoding response regulator: MKVILIDDEPVMHLIMRKMLAKYTELQVVGAFVNTHAAGDFLAGNTDVELAFVDISMPGDSGLAFASKLDEEGCKTQIVFVTSHKDYAVDAFELSVLDYLVKPVTQERLERTIHRALEGRKRIGDSPTGSALIQNPNRVRITALGDFSVQNEQGRVKWISSKSAELFAYLLLNRGRRISRARLVADIFAGMTSMNAEKYLNTTVYQLRKSLEPLALRDAIRSENDGYALELADAMIDFEEFERQTRKCKRVDAVNMEDALNAERLYTGDLFGSKAYVWAIHETDRLAEIYTSFVKNVVETLFVLSNTAAASKLLLKLYAQNPLDESVLSLLLRKHAQDGNKKGLTAQYIDYVRLIKKELGIRPSKALLLLYDSLVSELSDHAK, translated from the coding sequence ATGAAGGTCATCTTAATTGATGATGAACCCGTCATGCATTTAATTATGCGGAAAATGCTGGCGAAATACACAGAACTGCAGGTTGTAGGGGCATTTGTGAATACGCATGCGGCGGGCGATTTTCTCGCTGGAAATACCGATGTCGAGCTGGCGTTTGTAGACATCTCCATGCCGGGTGACAGCGGGCTTGCGTTTGCTTCCAAGCTGGACGAGGAGGGCTGCAAAACACAAATTGTGTTCGTTACCTCGCATAAAGATTATGCCGTGGATGCATTTGAGCTGTCGGTGCTCGATTATTTGGTGAAGCCCGTAACGCAGGAACGGCTGGAGCGGACGATTCATCGTGCACTGGAAGGCAGGAAAAGGATAGGCGATTCCCCGACGGGCAGCGCTCTAATTCAAAACCCCAACCGTGTCAGAATCACAGCTTTAGGTGACTTTTCCGTGCAAAATGAACAGGGACGCGTGAAATGGATTTCCAGCAAAAGCGCCGAGCTGTTTGCCTACCTGCTTCTGAACCGTGGTCGCAGGATTTCGCGTGCCAGGCTCGTTGCAGATATTTTCGCCGGTATGACGAGTATGAATGCGGAAAAGTATTTGAATACGACCGTCTATCAGCTTCGCAAATCATTAGAGCCGTTAGCGCTTCGGGATGCCATTCGCTCGGAAAATGACGGCTACGCGCTGGAGCTGGCCGATGCGATGATTGATTTTGAGGAGTTTGAGCGTCAAACACGCAAATGTAAAAGGGTTGACGCTGTTAATATGGAGGACGCGCTGAACGCGGAAAGGCTCTACACGGGGGATTTGTTCGGCAGCAAAGCCTACGTCTGGGCTATACACGAGACGGATCGGCTGGCGGAAATTTACACCTCGTTCGTCAAAAATGTAGTGGAGACGCTCTTCGTTCTCTCCAATACGGCAGCAGCATCGAAGCTGCTGCTGAAGCTATATGCACAAAATCCCCTTGATGAATCCGTTCTGAGCCTGCTGCTCCGCAAGCATGCGCAGGACGGAAACAAGAAGGGGCTTACGGCCCAATACATCGACTATGTGAGGCTGATCAAAAAAGAGCTCGGCATTCGTCCATCCAAAGCACTGCTCCTCTTATACGATTCTCTTGTCAGTGAATTATCTGATCACGCTAAATAA
- a CDS encoding histidine kinase N-terminal 7TM domain-containing protein encodes MDTRLWMSVLLCFATALMLFVLFLSYRKRHLQVARTMVYMMAAASCYALGYAFEILSVTLDGVKLSLQFEYLGIPFVSAFWLLMVIQFTGLAAPYRKWLALLLFLIPSITFLLHLTNEWHHLVYAGYFPNPDDTVPLYNTLKGPWYAVHGVYNYTILLLGILLFIPMYIRALPIVRKQIVLLILGAAAPMLFNIGYMFNTIIDFTPLGFAVSGVVYAWGIFRFGLLRLTPLAYAKMFDTVRDGVVLLDYENQIVNHNRAAEEVFPELVQTKSFPAFGKDILATSPELLQRISTVGFQDERFAFQRLLGDRHMYYICSLTYIYDTGTTPIGKMLMFSDITELKENEERLREKSQQLSQLNAFKDKLFTVMAHDIRDPIALLVSLTELLGEEPTDTDIASAEVFQEIRRQIRATFQLVDNLLDWYRSQNGEVAFRPQAWNLQQVIRQALSLAGARAGMKNIQISEQIDERLTVNADKEMLDLIFRNLLSNAIKYTDIDGKIELSASIEHNEVTVSISDNGSGIDEETARLLRHDELFFKEPGFASGEDGSEMRFGLVLTREFLRMHGGNLRFESSAGQGTTFQFTLPGDVSSRVESDSEETVVKAYEGHLN; translated from the coding sequence GTGGATACGAGATTGTGGATGTCAGTATTGCTATGCTTTGCGACGGCGCTGATGCTGTTTGTGTTGTTCCTGTCCTATCGGAAACGCCATTTGCAGGTGGCGAGAACGATGGTTTACATGATGGCAGCAGCATCCTGCTATGCGCTTGGCTATGCCTTCGAAATATTGAGCGTTACCTTGGACGGCGTAAAGCTGTCGCTTCAGTTCGAATATTTAGGCATTCCCTTCGTCTCCGCCTTCTGGCTGCTGATGGTGATCCAGTTTACCGGACTTGCAGCTCCTTACCGAAAATGGCTTGCGCTGCTGCTTTTTCTCATCCCGTCGATCACATTTCTTCTGCATCTTACTAATGAATGGCATCATCTTGTGTACGCGGGCTATTTTCCGAATCCGGACGATACCGTTCCGTTGTACAATACATTAAAAGGCCCTTGGTATGCGGTGCATGGCGTTTATAATTATACGATTTTGCTGCTAGGCATTCTGCTGTTTATTCCGATGTATATACGAGCTTTGCCTATTGTGCGGAAGCAGATTGTCCTGCTTATTCTTGGAGCGGCTGCGCCGATGCTTTTTAATATAGGTTATATGTTTAATACGATCATTGACTTTACACCGCTTGGGTTCGCTGTATCGGGCGTCGTGTATGCTTGGGGTATTTTTCGATTCGGACTGCTTCGGTTAACACCGCTTGCTTATGCCAAAATGTTTGATACCGTTCGTGACGGGGTGGTGCTGCTGGATTATGAAAATCAAATCGTGAACCACAACCGCGCAGCCGAAGAGGTGTTTCCCGAGCTTGTTCAAACGAAAAGCTTCCCTGCCTTCGGCAAGGACATACTAGCGACTAGTCCCGAATTGCTCCAGCGAATATCTACCGTGGGTTTTCAGGATGAACGGTTTGCATTCCAGCGTTTGCTGGGTGATCGGCACATGTATTACATTTGCAGCTTAACGTATATTTACGACACGGGGACGACCCCGATTGGCAAAATGCTGATGTTCAGCGATATTACGGAGCTAAAGGAGAATGAGGAGCGACTTCGTGAAAAATCGCAGCAACTGTCCCAACTGAACGCCTTTAAGGATAAGCTGTTCACCGTTATGGCTCACGATATTCGTGATCCCATCGCCCTACTAGTGAGCTTAACCGAGCTGCTGGGCGAGGAGCCTACGGATACCGATATTGCCAGCGCCGAGGTATTTCAAGAGATTAGACGGCAAATACGCGCCACCTTCCAACTCGTCGATAATTTGCTGGACTGGTATCGCAGTCAAAATGGCGAGGTTGCATTCCGGCCGCAGGCCTGGAACCTGCAGCAGGTTATCCGCCAAGCTTTATCGCTGGCAGGAGCCAGGGCAGGGATGAAAAACATTCAAATTTCCGAGCAGATTGACGAGAGGCTGACGGTGAATGCCGATAAAGAAATGCTGGATCTGATTTTTCGAAATTTGCTTTCCAATGCGATTAAATATACGGATATCGACGGAAAGATCGAGCTCAGCGCTTCCATTGAGCATAATGAGGTAACGGTATCCATTAGCGACAACGGGAGCGGGATTGATGAGGAGACGGCGCGGCTGCTGCGTCATGATGAACTCTTTTTCAAGGAGCCTGGATTTGCAAGTGGGGAGGACGGAAGCGAAATGAGATTTGGTCTCGTATTGACCCGGGAATTTCTCCGCATGCATGGCGGCAATCTCCGATTTGAGAGCTCGGCGGGGCAAGGAACGACATTCCAGTTTACATTGCCAGGGGACGTCAGCAGCAGGGTCGAAAGTGACAGCGAGGAAACGGTGGTGAAAGCTTATGAAGGTCATCTTAATTGA
- a CDS encoding class II fructose-bisphosphate aldolase, with protein sequence MALVSMKDMLNKGLKEGYAVGQFNINNLEWTQAILGAAQEEQSPVILGVSEGAARYMGGFTVVTAIVKSLIEEMKITVPVAIHLDHGSSFEKCKEAIDAGFTSVMIDASHSPFEENVKTTKQVVAYAHERGISVEAELGTVGGQEDDVIADGVIYADPQECKQLVELTGIDCLAPALGSVHGPYKGEPNLGFKEMEEICQTIKLPLVLHGGTGIPTDQIKKSISLGTAKINVNTENQIAFTKIAREILTADSEVFDPRKFLAPGRDAIKKTVMGKMREFGSSNKA encoded by the coding sequence ATGGCATTGGTTTCGATGAAAGATATGTTGAACAAAGGTTTAAAAGAAGGTTACGCGGTTGGTCAATTCAACATCAACAACTTGGAGTGGACGCAAGCAATTTTGGGCGCAGCTCAAGAAGAGCAATCCCCAGTTATTTTGGGCGTATCTGAAGGCGCAGCTCGTTACATGGGCGGTTTCACGGTTGTTACTGCAATCGTTAAATCCCTAATCGAAGAAATGAAAATCACAGTTCCAGTTGCGATTCACTTGGACCACGGTTCCAGCTTCGAAAAATGTAAAGAAGCAATCGATGCAGGCTTCACTTCCGTTATGATCGATGCTTCGCATTCCCCATTTGAAGAAAACGTAAAAACAACGAAGCAAGTTGTTGCATATGCGCACGAGCGCGGCATTTCCGTTGAAGCTGAGCTGGGAACAGTTGGCGGACAAGAGGATGATGTTATTGCTGATGGCGTTATCTACGCTGATCCACAAGAGTGTAAACAACTGGTTGAGCTTACAGGTATCGATTGCCTGGCTCCAGCACTTGGTTCCGTTCATGGTCCTTACAAAGGCGAACCAAACCTGGGCTTCAAAGAAATGGAAGAGATTTGCCAAACGATCAAGCTGCCATTGGTATTGCATGGTGGTACAGGTATCCCTACGGATCAAATCAAAAAATCCATTTCCCTTGGAACAGCTAAAATCAACGTTAACACTGAAAACCAAATCGCCTTCACTAAAATTGCTCGCGAAATTCTGACTGCGGATTCGGAAGTATTTGATCCACGTAAATTCTTGGCTCCAGGCCGCGATGCAATCAAAAAAACAGTTATGGGTAAAATGCGCGAGTTCGGATCTTCCAACAAAGCGTAA
- a CDS encoding class I SAM-dependent methyltransferase — translation MSRNLFNAAVWEKAWTEDPNATGNKMKKAGIGRTSFDHKAKTFNAEVFSEGGRHRSERIIRWIEGQGVDFQGLSVLDIGAASGGFTVPFADRGARVTAVEPNVPLSELFAENTARFDQGQVLLVHDVFEELDLAARGWSDAFDLVFVSMCPVIVDWASVERVLSTARKYCYISVGAGPREHSLLQAVLPLLTGQEVHAESSDMAYLTHLLYLKGYSFQSIITKETKTTESSYEEAIEEVMQALKTHKLIPNESARQIVTDYVHRTYPDGKVVIHQSGRYGKVLIQLQELNMYTRPETVKA, via the coding sequence ATGAGTAGGAATTTGTTTAATGCAGCTGTGTGGGAGAAAGCTTGGACGGAGGACCCGAACGCGACGGGCAATAAAATGAAGAAGGCCGGCATTGGCCGCACGTCCTTTGACCATAAAGCAAAAACCTTTAATGCAGAGGTGTTCAGTGAAGGGGGAAGACACCGAAGCGAGCGCATTATTCGCTGGATAGAAGGGCAAGGTGTTGACTTCCAAGGGCTGTCCGTACTCGATATCGGCGCTGCCTCGGGCGGGTTCACGGTTCCTTTCGCCGACCGGGGAGCACGGGTGACGGCTGTAGAGCCTAACGTTCCGCTAAGCGAGCTGTTCGCGGAAAATACAGCAAGGTTTGATCAGGGGCAGGTCCTGCTGGTCCATGATGTGTTTGAGGAGCTGGATCTTGCCGCAAGGGGCTGGAGCGACGCCTTCGATCTCGTATTTGTGTCCATGTGTCCGGTCATTGTCGATTGGGCAAGCGTGGAGCGGGTACTCAGCACAGCTCGCAAGTATTGCTACATTAGTGTAGGTGCGGGGCCTAGAGAGCATAGTCTGCTGCAAGCTGTTCTTCCTTTGCTGACAGGCCAGGAGGTTCATGCAGAAAGCTCGGATATGGCCTACTTAACGCACCTGCTCTATTTGAAGGGTTATTCATTCCAATCCATTATCACGAAAGAAACAAAAACGACCGAGTCGTCTTACGAAGAAGCAATAGAGGAAGTCATGCAAGCGCTGAAAACCCATAAATTAATTCCTAATGAGTCTGCCCGCCAAATCGTTACCGATTATGTGCACCGTACTTATCCCGATGGGAAAGTGGTCATTCATCAGAGTGGACGTTATGGCAAGGTGCTGATTCAGTTGCAGGAGCTGAATATGTATACACGACCAGAAACCGTTAAAGCTTAA
- a CDS encoding HPP family protein, with protein sequence MNLKIIAIGVYVMLIYWLSLHFSFLDTLFFPTLGAFSFLFVSRSFRYTELSKITLGAFISSIVGTLLFSIYPSAISLFVNVLITIWMITKFKWNAPPIVAVSLIPFFSHSTHLWLIPVSVCTALLGLMLILFLAEWAEKRLSPLFSQIKRNGVPVETD encoded by the coding sequence ATGAACTTGAAAATTATCGCAATTGGCGTCTACGTCATGCTTATTTATTGGCTTTCCTTACATTTTTCATTTCTGGACACTTTATTTTTCCCTACTTTGGGGGCTTTCAGCTTCCTGTTCGTCTCGCGCTCATTCCGTTATACGGAGCTCAGCAAAATTACTTTAGGCGCGTTTATTTCGTCAATCGTCGGCACGCTGCTCTTCTCCATCTATCCAAGCGCGATTTCCTTGTTTGTCAATGTGTTGATCACGATTTGGATGATTACGAAATTTAAGTGGAATGCTCCGCCAATTGTAGCGGTGTCGCTCATTCCGTTTTTCTCCCATTCAACGCATCTTTGGCTTATTCCGGTATCTGTATGTACGGCACTGCTGGGTTTGATGTTGATTTTATTCCTTGCCGAATGGGCAGAGAAACGGCTAAGCCCTTTATTTTCGCAGATTAAAAGAAATGGCGTTCCTGTAGAAACGGATTAA
- a CDS encoding AraC family ligand binding domain-containing protein, protein MPLTEVRHNQETPQRQMELFLRFFGKEECEPLHSWGPGLRDLYIIHYVISGSGEFSTGGETYQLSQGQGFLIMPGAIVHYTADESDPWVYTWIGFDGLHARAFVQRAGLSVTQPIFRAKGANWFDTSHQQLMDAHETGIRDILYQSILYRLIGELIECAEPALAEEQPLRANSKETYINEAITYIENNYSQKTTVEQIAQAVGLDRTYLSSLFKQQFDLSLQAFLLQFRMNRAVELLSSKQLSVSDISRSVGYTDPFLFSKMFKKVIGQSPRRTRELLEEQGRL, encoded by the coding sequence ATGCCTCTGACCGAAGTCAGACATAATCAGGAGACGCCGCAGCGGCAGATGGAGCTGTTTTTGCGTTTTTTCGGCAAGGAAGAATGTGAACCCCTGCATAGCTGGGGTCCGGGCTTGCGCGACTTGTATATTATCCATTATGTGATCAGCGGCTCGGGCGAATTTAGTACTGGAGGAGAAACCTACCAGCTGTCGCAAGGACAGGGCTTTCTCATAATGCCAGGTGCGATTGTCCATTATACAGCGGATGAGTCTGACCCTTGGGTGTATACGTGGATAGGTTTTGACGGGCTTCATGCCAGAGCTTTTGTGCAGCGGGCGGGGCTTAGTGTGACGCAGCCGATATTTCGTGCCAAGGGCGCCAACTGGTTCGATACTAGCCATCAGCAGCTTATGGATGCCCATGAAACGGGCATTCGGGACATTTTGTACCAGAGCATTTTGTACCGTCTAATTGGAGAATTAATTGAATGTGCAGAGCCTGCATTAGCAGAGGAGCAGCCGCTTCGTGCCAACTCCAAGGAAACCTACATCAACGAAGCAATTACCTATATCGAAAATAACTACAGCCAGAAAACAACGGTTGAGCAAATCGCTCAGGCTGTTGGCTTGGATCGGACTTATTTGTCCAGCTTGTTCAAGCAGCAGTTTGACCTGTCGCTGCAAGCCTTTCTACTGCAATTTCGAATGAATCGGGCGGTGGAGCTGCTGAGCAGCAAGCAGCTGTCAGTGAGCGATATTTCACGCTCGGTTGGTTACACCGATCCCTTCCTTTTCTCCAAAATGTTCAAAAAGGTCATCGGCCAATCGCCGCGCCGAACGCGAGAGCTGCTGGAGGAGCAGGGGAGGCTGTAA